The following coding sequences are from one uncultured Cohaesibacter sp. window:
- a CDS encoding N-acetyltransferase, with the protein MEIRKETAADFDAIMNVTLASAKQPQVGRQNGYFTLNALRRSGSITLSLVAEIDGTVVGHVAFCPVHVSGGEKGWYALGPISVLPECISQGIRKALIAEGIEILRSMHGKGVAIVGDRDYFMPLGFMDAPVTASRQQHITDFMVMPFEDRMPYGRFEFPEGFLAA; encoded by the coding sequence ATGGAAATTAGAAAAGAAACCGCGGCCGATTTCGACGCGATAATGAATGTAACTTTGGCCTCGGCAAAGCAACCGCAAGTCGGACGGCAAAATGGATATTTCACGCTCAATGCCTTGCGCAGGTCTGGTTCGATAACCTTGTCGCTGGTGGCCGAAATTGATGGCACCGTGGTTGGGCACGTCGCCTTTTGTCCTGTGCATGTGTCGGGCGGAGAAAAGGGCTGGTATGCTCTGGGGCCGATTTCCGTTTTGCCGGAGTGCATCAGTCAGGGCATCCGCAAGGCGCTCATTGCTGAAGGTATCGAGATATTGCGATCTATGCATGGCAAGGGCGTGGCCATCGTTGGAGATCGGGATTATTTCATGCCGCTTGGTTTTATGGATGCGCCAGTGACGGCAAGCCGTCAGCAACATATCACCGACTTCATGGTGATGCCGTTTGAGGACAGAATGCCCTATGGACGGTTTGAATTTCCCGAAGGGTTTCTCGCGGCCTGA
- the aspS gene encoding aspartate--tRNA ligase has product MHPYRSHTCGDLRDSHVGETVRLSGWVHRVRDHGGLLFIDLRDQYGLTQVVADPDSPAFTDAEKVRSEWCIRIEGEVKARSEDTINEQLPTGKVEIFISKLDVLGASKELPLPVFGEPDYPEDTRLKFRFLDLRRETLHANIIKRTKIMASARRRMSEIGFNEFQTPILTASSPEGARDYLVPSRIHPGKFFALPQAPQQFKQLLMMSGFDKYFQIAPCFRDEDPRADRLPGEFYQLDMEMSFVEQEDILSTMEPIIRGMFEEFADGKPVTQEFPRIPYKEAMRKYGSDKPDLRIPIVMEEVSDHFRGSGFKIFARMLEDEKNEVWGIPAKTGGARTFCDRMNSWAQGEGQAGLGYIFWRKGEDGSLEGAGPLAKNIGPERTEAIRTQLGLDAGDACFFLAGDPKKFADFAGRARNRVGEELDLIDRDRFELCWIVDFPMYEYNEDEEKVDFSHNPFSMPKGELEGLETTDPLELEAYQYDVVCNGYELGSGAIRNHSIDVMKKAFEIAGYTEEVLMDRFGGMYRAFQFGAPPHGGMALGMERIIMLLCGVPNLREISLFPMNQQAQDLMMGAPSDPTNQQLRELHLRLNLPD; this is encoded by the coding sequence ATGCATCCTTATCGCAGCCATACCTGTGGCGATCTTCGAGATAGCCATGTGGGCGAAACCGTTCGTTTGTCTGGTTGGGTCCATCGTGTCCGCGACCACGGCGGCCTTCTGTTCATTGATTTGCGCGACCAGTATGGTCTTACCCAGGTCGTGGCTGATCCAGATTCTCCCGCCTTTACTGATGCTGAAAAAGTGCGCAGTGAATGGTGTATCCGGATCGAGGGCGAAGTGAAGGCCCGCTCCGAAGACACGATCAACGAACAACTGCCGACCGGTAAAGTCGAGATCTTTATCTCCAAACTGGATGTTCTTGGCGCTTCCAAAGAGCTGCCATTGCCTGTCTTTGGTGAACCTGATTATCCCGAAGACACCCGTTTGAAATTCCGCTTCCTTGATTTGCGCCGTGAAACCCTTCACGCCAACATCATCAAGCGCACCAAAATCATGGCATCTGCACGTCGCCGGATGAGCGAAATCGGGTTCAACGAGTTCCAGACCCCGATCCTTACCGCTTCTTCTCCGGAAGGTGCACGCGACTATCTGGTGCCGTCCCGTATCCATCCGGGCAAGTTTTTCGCTCTGCCACAGGCTCCGCAGCAGTTCAAACAGCTGCTGATGATGTCTGGCTTTGACAAGTATTTCCAGATCGCACCTTGCTTCCGTGATGAAGACCCGCGCGCAGACCGTCTGCCGGGTGAATTCTACCAGCTCGATATGGAAATGAGCTTTGTCGAGCAGGAAGATATTCTGAGCACCATGGAACCGATCATCCGCGGCATGTTTGAAGAATTTGCCGATGGCAAGCCGGTGACCCAGGAATTCCCGCGTATTCCATACAAGGAAGCCATGCGCAAATATGGTTCTGACAAACCGGATCTTCGTATTCCGATTGTGATGGAAGAGGTTTCTGACCATTTCCGCGGTTCGGGCTTCAAGATCTTTGCTCGCATGCTTGAAGACGAGAAAAACGAAGTTTGGGGTATTCCTGCCAAAACCGGTGGGGCTCGTACCTTCTGTGACCGCATGAACAGCTGGGCACAGGGCGAAGGTCAGGCTGGCCTTGGTTATATCTTCTGGCGTAAGGGTGAAGACGGATCTCTGGAGGGGGCTGGTCCTCTCGCCAAGAATATCGGTCCGGAACGTACCGAAGCCATTCGTACCCAGTTGGGGCTGGATGCTGGTGATGCCTGCTTCTTCCTTGCTGGTGATCCGAAGAAATTTGCCGACTTTGCCGGGCGCGCCCGTAACCGGGTTGGTGAAGAGCTTGATCTTATTGATCGTGATCGCTTCGAGCTTTGCTGGATCGTCGACTTCCCGATGTATGAGTATAACGAAGACGAAGAGAAGGTCGACTTCAGCCACAACCCATTCTCCATGCCGAAGGGTGAGTTGGAAGGGCTTGAAACTACCGATCCTCTGGAGCTGGAAGCCTATCAGTATGACGTGGTTTGCAACGGCTACGAGCTGGGCTCCGGCGCTATTCGTAACCACAGCATCGATGTCATGAAGAAGGCGTTCGAAATTGCTGGCTATACTGAAGAAGTGCTGATGGATCGTTTCGGCGGCATGTACCGTGCCTTCCAGTTTGGTGCACCTCCGCATGGTGGCATGGCTTTGGGCATGGAACGTATCATCATGCTGCTTTGTGGTGTGCCTAACCTGCGCGAGATCTCGCTGTTCCCAATGAACCAGCAGGCTCAGGATTTGATGATGGGGGCTCCGAGCGACCCAACCAATCAGCAGCTGCGCGAGCTGCATCTGCGTCTTAATCTTCCAGATTAA
- a CDS encoding EAL domain-containing protein has product MRNKFRSIVLLLLGVVLGILPVFAAHVAVRSFVLNRGEEFLNYSAQSTLQRAEDYVQETIDVFSALPHYWVPVCDADFLKRLKGMMLRHEAIHDIGLIYNNNYMYCSSMEESSHFSATSSRVPGSVPHLSFGAVTDNVTEKDGLMVQWRISDYVSLGGFILLDSFYQQSQQTDYAESFRMVLKLNNGEVITTSTPETRLREKAPFYEFENDPAWTRDLIKQELSSSRYPISVVVEVPFDAVWQSLGGLVNVVDGFGVLTGALIMFFFVRMGLRKPDPYVSLQKAIRRKEFIPYYQPILDIQSGRLAGCEVLVRWKKPDGTIASPGHFIDIAEATGLAQPMTSLLMAQVAQDLSESYADHRDLKVAINLFNKHFDDLEIIREVQHVFGNSGVRFDQLVFEITERLPLENLDRARAIIARMQELGIRIALDDAGTGHGGFTYLQKLGMDIIKIDKLFVDTIRVESKSVPIIDSLNQMAKGLDMVVVAEGVETDEQLDYLRRLGVDEAQGFLFSPALPASAYLQLIKALGSKSGKKKASAKSSKSDDKARKAS; this is encoded by the coding sequence TTGAGAAATAAGTTTCGGTCCATAGTTTTGCTGCTTCTTGGCGTGGTGCTCGGCATTTTGCCCGTGTTCGCTGCACATGTTGCCGTGCGGAGTTTTGTGCTGAATCGTGGTGAAGAATTCTTGAATTATTCGGCCCAGAGCACTTTGCAACGCGCGGAAGACTATGTGCAGGAAACGATTGATGTCTTTTCTGCGCTGCCGCATTACTGGGTGCCTGTTTGTGATGCGGATTTTCTCAAACGTTTAAAAGGGATGATGCTGCGTCATGAAGCAATTCATGATATCGGTCTGATTTATAACAACAATTATATGTATTGCTCTTCCATGGAAGAGAGCTCTCATTTCTCCGCGACTTCCTCGCGAGTACCCGGTTCTGTTCCTCATTTGAGCTTTGGTGCCGTTACGGACAATGTTACGGAAAAAGACGGGTTGATGGTGCAATGGCGCATATCCGACTATGTTTCGCTCGGTGGGTTTATATTACTCGATAGTTTTTACCAGCAATCGCAGCAAACAGATTATGCCGAATCATTCCGTATGGTTTTGAAGCTGAATAATGGTGAGGTCATTACCACAAGCACGCCAGAAACTCGGCTTAGGGAAAAGGCTCCATTCTATGAATTTGAAAATGATCCTGCATGGACAAGGGATCTGATCAAACAAGAGTTGAGTTCGTCGCGCTATCCCATTTCAGTTGTTGTCGAAGTGCCGTTTGATGCTGTTTGGCAGTCTTTGGGTGGACTCGTGAATGTCGTTGATGGCTTTGGTGTGCTCACCGGAGCGCTGATCATGTTCTTCTTCGTTCGCATGGGGCTGCGCAAACCTGATCCTTATGTATCCTTGCAAAAGGCGATCCGTCGCAAGGAATTCATCCCTTACTATCAGCCGATTCTTGATATTCAGAGCGGTCGACTGGCTGGCTGTGAAGTGCTTGTGCGATGGAAGAAGCCTGACGGGACGATTGCGAGTCCCGGCCATTTCATCGACATTGCTGAAGCAACTGGTTTGGCTCAGCCGATGACGAGCCTTCTTATGGCTCAAGTTGCACAAGACCTGTCCGAGAGTTATGCCGATCATCGCGATTTGAAAGTGGCAATCAATCTGTTCAACAAGCATTTTGATGATCTGGAAATCATTCGTGAAGTGCAGCATGTTTTCGGTAATTCTGGCGTTCGCTTTGATCAACTGGTCTTCGAAATTACCGAGCGTCTGCCTCTGGAAAATCTTGATCGCGCCAGAGCAATTATTGCCAGAATGCAAGAGTTGGGCATTCGCATCGCTTTGGATGATGCCGGAACAGGCCATGGCGGCTTCACCTATTTGCAAAAACTGGGAATGGATATCATCAAGATCGACAAGCTGTTTGTTGATACCATTAGGGTTGAAAGCAAAAGTGTGCCGATCATTGATTCTTTGAACCAAATGGCGAAGGGGCTGGACATGGTTGTTGTTGCTGAGGGCGTGGAAACAGACGAGCAGCTGGATTATTTGCGCCGTTTGGGTGTTGATGAAGCACAAGGGTTCCTGTTTTCTCCCGCTTTGCCTGCCTCCGCCTATTTGCAATTGATTAAAGCGCTGGGCAGCAAAAGCGGCAAAAAGAAAGCATCCGCCAAGTCCAGCAAATCCGATGACAAAGCGCGCAAGGCTTCCTAA
- a CDS encoding EAL domain-containing protein has protein sequence MIRNAKKIAGYTLLAVASAGLLTLGMQYGMRWQIKKDIEHDLQVSAGIMLERASNATQTAINVLNDLAQSSGLSCTNDYRYRYSEAARSNAWIDTIGLVDRSGNLVCTDIGQSARQTGLLSAYQPGNKDITLSLSAGSNKDDLPSLLVVRHVKSGRRLVARVPGELILIDPVRNDLRKYRFAMLSLIGGARWFILEPDVTKGDIIDKVSLKSDYLPFEVQLSTTEAALDVIGREERGAINIIGFLMGLIMIGVGWYFGRYRPSDGDIILDALDNGEIVPYMQPIIDLDTGAITGCEVLARWNKPDGGVVSPGEFIPLAQNYHLTREVTCEIMKRSCEFLDPVVREGQVFKVALNLFSHQMLDDSIVADIESVFAGSNLGFSNLIFEISDRVPIQEMDLARDVISQIRALGAEIALDDVGSGHSGLYNLSSISVDIVKLDKLLIDALDGGFAGFDLVQGLIDLAKKLNIGVIAEGVETEEQVIQLRKMGVSAAQGYLFAPPLPAASFCELMKVSRRRNGGQSVEEDGAVEAEEVAQAEEEAA, from the coding sequence ATGATCAGAAATGCCAAGAAAATAGCAGGGTATACGCTTCTGGCGGTTGCGAGCGCAGGCTTGCTGACCCTTGGAATGCAATATGGCATGCGTTGGCAAATCAAGAAGGACATTGAGCACGACCTTCAGGTCTCTGCAGGAATTATGCTGGAACGGGCTAGCAATGCTACGCAGACGGCAATAAATGTGCTCAACGATCTGGCGCAGTCTTCAGGTCTGTCTTGCACCAATGACTACCGATATCGCTATAGTGAAGCCGCTCGGTCAAACGCCTGGATCGATACCATTGGCTTGGTTGATCGCAGCGGGAATCTGGTTTGTACGGACATCGGGCAATCGGCTCGGCAAACCGGTTTGCTATCTGCTTACCAACCGGGAAACAAAGATATAACCTTGTCACTGTCGGCAGGAAGCAATAAGGACGATCTTCCTTCACTGCTCGTTGTCCGACATGTGAAAAGCGGTCGTCGACTTGTGGCGCGCGTTCCTGGTGAGTTGATCTTGATCGACCCTGTTCGCAACGATCTGCGAAAATACCGCTTTGCGATGTTGTCGCTGATTGGTGGTGCGCGTTGGTTTATTCTGGAGCCCGATGTTACCAAAGGCGATATAATCGACAAGGTCTCGTTAAAGTCCGACTATTTGCCATTCGAAGTTCAGTTGTCGACCACTGAAGCGGCGCTTGATGTAATCGGGCGTGAGGAGCGGGGCGCGATCAATATAATTGGCTTTCTTATGGGGCTGATCATGATTGGTGTTGGCTGGTATTTCGGTCGCTATCGTCCCAGTGACGGTGACATTATCCTTGATGCTTTGGACAATGGCGAAATCGTACCCTATATGCAGCCAATTATCGATCTGGATACGGGGGCGATTACTGGATGCGAGGTGTTGGCTCGCTGGAACAAGCCCGATGGCGGAGTTGTGTCTCCCGGCGAATTTATTCCTCTGGCCCAGAACTACCACCTAACGCGGGAGGTCACCTGCGAGATTATGAAGCGTAGCTGCGAATTTCTTGATCCTGTGGTCAGGGAAGGGCAGGTGTTTAAGGTGGCGCTCAATCTCTTTTCGCATCAGATGCTTGATGACTCCATTGTTGCTGACATCGAAAGTGTTTTCGCAGGAAGCAATCTTGGATTTTCGAATTTGATCTTTGAGATATCGGATCGAGTTCCTATTCAGGAGATGGATCTTGCCAGAGATGTTATCAGCCAAATCAGGGCCTTGGGGGCAGAGATTGCGCTGGACGATGTCGGGTCTGGGCATAGTGGCCTTTACAATCTCTCCTCGATAAGCGTCGATATTGTGAAACTCGATAAGCTTCTTATTGACGCTTTGGATGGTGGATTTGCCGGATTTGACCTTGTTCAGGGGCTGATTGATCTTGCCAAGAAATTGAATATTGGCGTGATTGCCGAAGGCGTCGAAACGGAAGAGCAGGTGATCCAGCTGCGCAAAATGGGCGTTTCCGCTGCGCAAGGGTATCTTTTTGCACCACCGTTGCCCGCGGCTTCTTTCTGTGAGCTGATGAAGGTATCTCGGCGGCGCAATGGAGGCCAATCTGTTGAGGAAGATGGGGCTGTCGAGGCCGAAGAGGTGGCACAGGCAGAAGAAGAGGCCGCTTAA
- a CDS encoding AMP nucleosidase: protein MNKPFSTIAPNRFTHETFRDAEAAIQRLLDIYEVHTEFLRDAFTRVAQHDIPAVGQYRATYPEIRMTTDTHAQIDSRLSFGHVPGPGTYSTTISRPDLFSHYLKQQIELLLANHNVAIEVGPSDTPIPIHFAWPNGMNVEGALPETWSRPLRDVFDVPDLAITDDAIVNGTQHFGPDEVIPLAPFTGPRIDYSLHRLAHYTATKPEHFQNFILFTNYQFYIDEFVNWAREQMATGSTEYEEFVEVGNQITPSGHSEPVEGEAPPRLPQMPAYHLKRKDQSGITLVNIGVGPSNAKTITDHIAVLRPHAWLMLGHCAGLRNTQRLGDYVLAHGYVREDHVLDADLPTWVPIPPLAEIQVALEDAVADITGLKNYELKRIMRTGTVASIDNRNWELRDHREPVERLSQSRAIGLDMESATIAANGFRFRVPYGTLLCVSDKPLHGELKLPGMASEFYNQQVSQHLKIGIKAMETLRKMPVERLHSRKLRSFAETAFQ, encoded by the coding sequence ATGAACAAACCCTTTTCCACGATCGCTCCGAACCGGTTTACTCACGAGACCTTTCGTGATGCAGAAGCCGCCATTCAGCGACTACTGGATATTTATGAAGTTCATACCGAATTTCTGCGAGATGCCTTCACCCGCGTAGCACAGCACGACATTCCTGCAGTTGGCCAGTACAGAGCCACCTACCCGGAAATCCGCATGACGACGGATACCCACGCCCAAATAGACTCGCGCCTTTCATTCGGGCACGTCCCCGGGCCTGGCACCTATTCGACCACAATTTCACGACCAGACTTATTCAGCCACTATCTGAAGCAACAGATCGAGTTGCTTCTGGCAAACCACAATGTGGCTATCGAAGTGGGGCCATCGGACACCCCAATTCCCATCCATTTTGCATGGCCAAATGGCATGAATGTTGAAGGCGCTCTGCCCGAAACATGGTCACGTCCTTTGCGAGACGTTTTCGACGTGCCTGATCTTGCCATTACCGACGATGCCATCGTCAACGGTACACAGCACTTCGGCCCCGATGAAGTAATCCCGCTTGCGCCCTTCACAGGCCCCCGTATTGACTATTCCCTGCACCGACTGGCGCATTATACGGCGACAAAACCGGAGCATTTCCAGAACTTCATCCTCTTTACAAACTACCAGTTCTACATAGATGAGTTTGTAAACTGGGCCAGAGAACAAATGGCTACAGGCTCTACCGAGTATGAAGAGTTTGTGGAGGTTGGCAACCAGATCACGCCATCCGGACACTCAGAACCTGTTGAGGGCGAAGCTCCGCCACGCCTGCCGCAGATGCCGGCCTATCACCTCAAACGCAAGGACCAGAGCGGCATTACGCTGGTCAATATCGGCGTTGGCCCTTCCAATGCAAAAACGATAACGGACCATATAGCGGTTCTGCGACCGCACGCATGGCTCATGCTGGGCCACTGTGCAGGCCTTAGAAACACGCAGCGGTTGGGCGACTATGTTTTGGCTCATGGCTATGTGCGCGAAGACCATGTGCTCGATGCAGACCTTCCCACATGGGTTCCAATTCCTCCACTGGCCGAAATTCAGGTTGCACTTGAAGATGCTGTCGCAGACATAACCGGGCTTAAGAATTACGAACTCAAGCGGATTATGCGAACGGGAACCGTGGCCAGCATCGACAACAGGAACTGGGAACTGCGCGACCACCGAGAACCGGTGGAACGTCTCTCCCAATCAAGAGCGATCGGTCTGGATATGGAAAGCGCCACTATTGCAGCCAACGGCTTCCGCTTTCGCGTACCCTATGGCACGCTGCTGTGTGTTTCAGACAAACCCTTGCATGGAGAATTGAAGCTGCCCGGTATGGCAAGTGAATTTTATAACCAGCAGGTTAGCCAACACCTGAAAATCGGCATAAAGGCAATGGAAACCTTGCGGAAAATGCCGGTTGAAAGGCTGCATTCACGTAAGCTCCGCAGCTTTGCCGAAACAGCATTTCAATAA
- a CDS encoding LysE family translocator, whose product MSVEFLITSFFIVIMPGTGMIYTLMVTLRRGLRMGLLAALGGTLSIISHITAAVLGLAALLHASAMAFQMVKFAGVAYLLFMAYKMMRDKEHFDAEHLAAGPAQKRTAYGVVRDGILLNLLNPKLSIFFLAFLPQFIDPKAASPVLDMIELGAVFMVMTFAVFALVSFAAASVRDKLLSRPAVMAWLKRGFAATFVALGAKLALTQR is encoded by the coding sequence GTGTCCGTTGAATTTCTGATCACATCCTTTTTCATCGTCATCATGCCCGGAACCGGCATGATTTATACGCTCATGGTGACATTGCGCCGAGGGCTTCGAATGGGGCTGCTGGCCGCACTTGGCGGGACGCTATCGATTATCTCCCATATAACGGCGGCTGTGCTGGGGCTTGCGGCGCTGCTGCATGCCAGCGCCATGGCCTTTCAGATGGTCAAGTTTGCCGGGGTCGCCTATCTGCTATTCATGGCCTACAAGATGATGCGGGACAAGGAGCATTTTGACGCCGAGCATCTGGCGGCAGGGCCTGCGCAGAAGCGGACGGCTTATGGCGTCGTGCGTGACGGGATCCTGCTCAATCTGCTCAATCCGAAGCTGTCGATTTTCTTTCTCGCCTTTCTGCCTCAGTTCATCGACCCGAAGGCGGCCAGTCCTGTTCTGGACATGATCGAGCTTGGTGCAGTCTTTATGGTGATGACTTTTGCCGTCTTTGCCCTTGTCTCTTTCGCGGCGGCTTCCGTGCGAGATAAACTCCTGTCTCGTCCGGCTGTGATGGCGTGGCTAAAGCGTGGTTTTGCGGCGACATTCGTGGCGCTGGGAGCGAAATTAGCGCTGACGCAACGCTAG